The Cystobacter fuscus DSM 2262 region CGTCTTCACGTCCAGCAGGAAGAGCGAGCCGGCGGTGTTGGGGTTGGGGACGTAGTCGGTGCCCACCAGCGCCACCCAGCGCTGGCCGCCCTTGGGGCCGAAGTCCATGCGCGCCACGGTGGGGGCATGGCGCGAGCCGCGCGTGTCCGGCAGCAGCGTGCTCGTGTTGCCCAGGTCGTCGAAGGCGTCCTCCACGGTGAGCTTGCCGGTCTGTCCACCGAAGTCGATCTTGTCCTTGGCCATGTCGAACTCCCACATGGGCTGGGGGAAGGACTTGCTGGTGGGATCGGTGATGTCGAGCGCGAACACCACGCTGTGCGAGGGGCCGGTGGGGGCCACGAGCACCGTCTTGGCGCCCTCGGTGGAGCCCACCGTGTCCTTCGGGCCGATCGTCCACGCCTTGTCGGACACGGCGTTGGCGGAGAAGCCCTTGGTGGGATCGTAGGCGCCAAAGCCCAGGTCCACGTCCGCCACCGTCGGGGACGCGTCCACGGAGGAGCGCTTGCCATTGCCCTGACGCAGGTAGGTCTCCACGTAGTAGGGCAGCAGCTTGCGCGGCATGTAGGCGAACTTCTCCACGGCCTCGCCGTACTCGCGGGGGTAGGGCTTGGGATCGCTGGGGTTGGCGGGGCACTTCTGCGACGACTTCACCTTGAAGTAGCCATTGGCCTCGGTGGTGGGGGTGCAGCTGTCATTGCCCATCCGCAACACGCCGGCCTCCACGCCATACAGGAAGCCCTGGGTGGAGCCCACGTAGGCCATGGTGGAGCGCTCGCTCACGCGCAGATCCTTCATGAAGTTGTTCACGTAGGCGTTCTGTTCCTGGCCCTTGACGAGCGTCACCCAGGAGGGCATCGCGGAGGCGCCGATGATGGCCGCGGTGGACAGCTGCACGCCGCCCATGGCCCAGGTGCGCTTGGTGTCCTGGTTGCCGCCGGTGCGCTTCTCCCAGCCATACAGCCAGTTGCGCAGCAGCGCGCGGTCCGCGTCGTCGGGAGGGCCTCCGCTGGCATCCAGGTCGCACACCCAGTCGCCGCCGTTGTTCGTTCCGCAGTTGTTGCTGGAGAAGGCCTCGCCGCCGTCGGTGTCGGTCAGCACGCTCTTGAGCTCGGTGCGCTCACCCTGCGAATTCATGGTGATGAGCTTGCGCCAGTTGATCGGATCCGGCGTGCTCGGGGAGCGCAGATCGCTCGCGAGCTTGTTGCCGCTGTCCCACTGCACGCCGTTCACGGTCAGGGTGCTGGTGGGCAGCTCCGGATGGAAGAGCTTGCGCAGGTAGAGGTGGCCGCGCTCCGACAGGTCCGGTCGGCCATCCACCACGCGCACGGAGGGCTGCTGGGTGCCGGGCTCGAACCACTTGCGGCCGGGCGTCTCGAAGGTGCCGTAGAGGACGGTGTTGGCCACCGCGGACACGGCCGCGCGGCCGTAGTCTCCCGCCTTCACCGCCTTGTAGAAGACGTTGATGTTCTTGATGGTCGGCTGGCACTGGTCGTACTTGCTCTCCATGACGGCCTGCCAGCACAGCTGCGAGCCGGTGAGGCTGCGCTCGAGGAAGTCGCGCAGCGTCACCGTCTGATCGCGCTTGCCGTTGGCGGGCGGGGAGTCGAGCGGCACGTCCACCCAGGTGGGGTTGGGGTTGACCGTCATGACCGGGTTGGTCGAGGCGCAGTTGGACGTGCAGACCTTGCAGTCGAGCGCGACCTGGTAGCGGATGCGCGGCTGCTCCCCCGCGGGGCGCGAGCTGCAGAACGCCGCGTCGGTGCTGCTCGAGGCGTAGTAGGAGTCGTCCTGGGCCCGGAACGTCACCTCGGTGATGGTGAAGTCCTGGGCGATGTCCGGGGTGAGATCGCCCGACACCACGCCCGAGCGCACCCGGCCACCGTTGGACTTGTGGATCATGAAGCTCACGTCGTTGAAGTCGCGGTCACCGCCACCGGGCAGGTCCTCGAAGCCGAGCACCCAGCGGTACTTGTCGGTGGAGGGCGCGCCCACCAGCACGTGGGGCATCAAGTCCTTGCCACTCGTGTCCGCCTTCACGAACGCGCGCTCGTGCGGCATGATCAGCTTGTTGTAGGCCGGCACGTTCTTGAGGCGATCCAGCGTCGCCTGGTCCAGCCAGCCCGACAGCCCCAGCTCGCACTTTTTCTGATCGGTGGTGTAGGCGCAGCCGATGTCCAGCTCGGCCACGGACTTGAAGCTCTGGCCGTCCACCTGCTTGGTGGTGGAGGGCTGGGGGTTCTGATCCAGGTTGAGGAACGTCTTGGAGAAATAGACGTAGGTGGGCGTCTTCAGGTACAGCGCGCAGACGTTGCTGTTGGCCTTGAAGCTCAGGCAGGGGTAGACCTTGGCGCTGCCGGTGCTCACCGGACCGTGCCCGGCCGAGCCCCACGACACGGCGAAGAAGACGAGCTCCCGGTCGCCCTGGATCTCCCCCAGGTTCACCGTGCGATCGTTCTCCTGCTCGAGCGTGTTGTCCGGCGCGGGGGACAGGGGCCGGCCATCGGCGTCATAGGCGGAGACGTTGTAGTCGGGAATGCCGTTGGAGGTGGCGGTGACGTCCGCCACCGGACCCAGGTTGCCACCGGTGTTCTTGTCGCCGTCGTCGTCGGAGTGCAGGAAGACCAGGTGGCCGATGCCCCCGTTCTTGTTCTTCGCGTCACGGGGCTCGAGCAGGTTGGGCACGCTGCGGTAGAGGCCCCGGTCGCTGAACTGATCGGCGCTGTCCGCGTTGCCATCCACGCCCAGCAGGCCGGCCTTGATTTTGGGACGCGTGACGTTGGCGGCCACGGGCTGCCCGCTCGCGATCTCGAACGAGGCCGTGAAGTGGGCGCCGCAATCCTTCGAGGCCAGCTCCGGCACGTAGAGCTTGGTGGTAATCGGTTTCCCGGCCGCGTTGATGTACGTGTAGTCGAACTTGTTGCCGCAGCGCCGCCCCGAGCTGTCCAGGGAGGTGGCGTCGGTCATCTGGAACAGCGCTTCGTGGAAGTCCGCGATGCCGTTGCCGTCCTTGTCGGCGAGCGTGTCATCCGAGCTGTCGGCCAGGTTGGCGCCTTGGTTGATGAAGCCGCGGTCGACCAGGTCCTTGTAATAGAAGTAGCCGAGCGCCGTGGAGTTGCCGGCCTCCTCGTACAGGTAGCTGACGCGCACCTGCTGGGAGAAGGGGAAGTAGATGCGCTCGGGGTTGAGCACCTCGAGGTTGGTGTCCAGGCGCAGCGCCGGCGGGTTGTCCTTGGTGAGCGAGATGGAGCTCAGGTCCTTGAAGTCCAGGGCCTTGAAGTCCGGCTGCCGGTCCTGTTCGGTGGCGTCGTGACAGAGTTCGAGCGACCCCGGACTCGATTGGGCCCAGGACGAAGAGGCGCACAGCAGTCCCAGAAGCAGGGTAGGGCGTGAGGCGTGCATGCGTGTATCTCCTGGAGGCCGTCAGGGCGCGGGAGCGGAAGGGGCGGGGGATTGGGCTCCGCGCAGGAAGGACAACAAATCATCGACGTCCTTGGGCTGCAGTTGCCGCGGATCGCACAGCGTCTTGGGATTCACCGCCCAGGGATCCTTCACCCACTGGCGCAGCTCACTGCTCTTGTGCGAGGCCAGCCACGTGGCCAGATTGTCCGTGGCCTTGGCCCCCGGAGCGTCATTCCGGGCGGGCTGGGCCACGTGGCAGTGGCCACACGCGCTGGTGAAGACCTTCTTGCCATGGCTGGCATCTCCTGCTTTGGCAGGCAGTGCCATCAGGAGGACGAGGAGCGGGAAGGAGCGATTCATCACGGGCCTCCAGAGGGGAACCACGGGGAACTTCAGAGCTTCGTGCCTTGGGACAGATCGATGTTGTCCTTCGGCGTCGGAATCGAACTGGCGCTGCTGACCGGGCCGCAGACCTTCTGGGCGCCGCCACCACAGCCGCCATTGATCGGAGCCACCGGGTCGGCGAACACGAGCGCGCGCACCACCGAGCGCGCCAGCACCACTTCTCCCGTGCCCCGCACCTCGCCCACCGACACCACCCACACCGCGTGGTTGTTGTCGATGCGCGGATCATTCGCCACGAACGCGCCCTCGTCCTCGTCGTCGTGCACGAAGACCCGGAAGGAGACGTTGCGCTGCTCGGGGAAGGACAAATAGGGCTTGTTGTTGACGGCGCGCAGTTCCTTGCCGGCCGCGCTGAAGGTGGGATCCACCGCCCCGATCGTCCCGCCCGTCGAGGGCAGCAACGTATAGGGGGTGTAGGGGAGGACCTCGTACCAGCTGCGCCCGGTGCCCGGAAAGTTCGCCTCGTCCACCTCGCCCCGGGTGTTGAACCCCGGTTTGGAGGCCATGAGCGTGCCCAGCTTGAACATCACGTCCGTGAAGTTGGAGGCCTTGTCCTGGTAGGCGGAGGTCGCGTCACCGGACGAGCTGTGCTTGGACATCAGCAGCGTGAGCACCTCGCGCCCCTCGGCCAGTCCCGCCTCCGCCGCGAAGAACGCCTCGCGCGAGTGCCGCTCGCGCCCCTGCAGCTCGCTCTCCTGGCTCACCACGCGCAGGCTCACCAGCGTCGCCGCCGTCACCACCGAGATCACCGCGAGCGCGATGAGCAACGTCATGCCGCGTTGCGAGCGTCGGCCTGCGCGCACCTTTTTCATCTGGGGGCCTCTCCGGCAGTGGGGGGGGCGAGGGCCTCGGAAGGTGACGGGGGGCACACTCCGAGTTCCGCATTTCACACGCAAATACCAGCTCTTCCCATCCTCCCATCTCTTTACAGTCTGTCAAGAAGTGACTGTTCAGGATCGACCGGAAGTACGGCCGGGGAGGCGGAGAGGGGGAGCCGGGCAGGCGCGCGCGAGGCCGGAAAATCCGCCTTCCGCCCGGTTCAAGGAGCAAAGCATGGGGAGGCCCCGGAATGACAGCGGCCAGGCGGGGGGACGCTGCGTCCTTGCTTGCCGGTGGATGAGCCGGCGTGGCACGCTCGTGGCCCCCCGACGACCCCGCTCGCGTGAAAGGAAGGGATGAGCAGCGCCTACCGGTTGACTGGACGCATCGAGGCCGGCGAGCTCGCCGAGCTGTATGACGCCGTCCAGGAGCCCGACGGGTCCGGGGTGGTCATCAAGCTCTTCCACCCGAAGACGTCGGATCCGCGCTACGCCACCACGCTCGCCGCGACGTACAGCGTGCTCAACCCGCTGCGCTCCGAGGGCATCGTCCACGTGCTGGACATGGGCTTCGTGAAGAACCGGCTCGTCGTGGTGCGCGAGGCGGTGGACGGCTCCAACCTGGGCGTCGCGCTGCAGCGGCTCAACACCAAGGAAGTCCTCCTCCCGCCGGCCGTCGCGCTCAACCTCGTCATCCAGTTGCTCGAGTCCGTGGAGCGCGCCCACGCGGAGGGCATCGTCCATGGCGCCCTCACCCCGGGCAACGTGCTGCTGTCGCGCTCGGGCGTGCCCCACGTGTGCGACTTCGGGGCGCTCCACGCGCTCTTGGCGGTGCCGGAGCTCAAGCGCGCCTTCGTGGGCCGTGGCCGCAGCGCCTACCGGGCGCCGGAAGTGGGGCGCGGGGGCGAGCCCGACGTGCTCTCGGATGTCTACTCCATCGGCGCCATCGCCTACGAGCTGCTCACCCTGCGCGAGGCTGTCGTTCCCGAGGGGGGCATCAGCACCCGGCGCGCCGGACTGCCTCCGCCCAGCCGCCTGGATCGGCGCGTCCACGCGCGGTTGGATCCCCTCATCCTGCGCGCCCTGGAGCCCACGCCCACGCGGCGCTTCCGCTCCTGCGCCGAGTTCGCCACCGCGCTGCGCGGCTTCCTGGCCAACCAGGGCGGGCTGCCCGGCGTCGAGGAGCAGCGCCGCTTCATGACGGAGCTGCTGCCCAACCAGGTGTCCTTCGGCGCCTCCGGCCCGGTGCCCTTCACCGAGCGCTTCACCCTCACGCCCATCTCCGGCGTGACCCTGGCCCAGGTGAGCGCGGACGCCCTGGACAAGTCCGTGGTGGCGCGCCCCTCCTTCAGCCCGGCGCTCAGTGAAGCGGACACCATGGATGCGCCGCCCGCCTTCGAGGAGTACTCGGGCTCGTTCGAGGGCGCTGCCCCCGCGCCGCCGGAGCCCGTCCTTCACGACCCCCGCGTCTCCGGGCACCCCACGCTCGATCGGACGGGCTCCGCGGATACCCACATCCG contains the following coding sequences:
- a CDS encoding DUF4114 domain-containing protein — translated: MHASRPTLLLGLLCASSSWAQSSPGSLELCHDATEQDRQPDFKALDFKDLSSISLTKDNPPALRLDTNLEVLNPERIYFPFSQQVRVSYLYEEAGNSTALGYFYYKDLVDRGFINQGANLADSSDDTLADKDGNGIADFHEALFQMTDATSLDSSGRRCGNKFDYTYINAAGKPITTKLYVPELASKDCGAHFTASFEIASGQPVAANVTRPKIKAGLLGVDGNADSADQFSDRGLYRSVPNLLEPRDAKNKNGGIGHLVFLHSDDDGDKNTGGNLGPVADVTATSNGIPDYNVSAYDADGRPLSPAPDNTLEQENDRTVNLGEIQGDRELVFFAVSWGSAGHGPVSTGSAKVYPCLSFKANSNVCALYLKTPTYVYFSKTFLNLDQNPQPSTTKQVDGQSFKSVAELDIGCAYTTDQKKCELGLSGWLDQATLDRLKNVPAYNKLIMPHERAFVKADTSGKDLMPHVLVGAPSTDKYRWVLGFEDLPGGGDRDFNDVSFMIHKSNGGRVRSGVVSGDLTPDIAQDFTITEVTFRAQDDSYYASSSTDAAFCSSRPAGEQPRIRYQVALDCKVCTSNCASTNPVMTVNPNPTWVDVPLDSPPANGKRDQTVTLRDFLERSLTGSQLCWQAVMESKYDQCQPTIKNINVFYKAVKAGDYGRAAVSAVANTVLYGTFETPGRKWFEPGTQQPSVRVVDGRPDLSERGHLYLRKLFHPELPTSTLTVNGVQWDSGNKLASDLRSPSTPDPINWRKLITMNSQGERTELKSVLTDTDGGEAFSSNNCGTNNGGDWVCDLDASGGPPDDADRALLRNWLYGWEKRTGGNQDTKRTWAMGGVQLSTAAIIGASAMPSWVTLVKGQEQNAYVNNFMKDLRVSERSTMAYVGSTQGFLYGVEAGVLRMGNDSCTPTTEANGYFKVKSSQKCPANPSDPKPYPREYGEAVEKFAYMPRKLLPYYVETYLRQGNGKRSSVDASPTVADVDLGFGAYDPTKGFSANAVSDKAWTIGPKDTVGSTEGAKTVLVAPTGPSHSVVFALDITDPTSKSFPQPMWEFDMAKDKIDFGGQTGKLTVEDAFDDLGNTSTLLPDTRGSRHAPTVARMDFGPKGGQRWVALVGTDYVPNPNTAGSLFLLDVKTGMPVQVPGALPATKAAGVVPLALNEGISGEPMAVDANDDGTAELIYAATTQGKIYRIATNKVDTAGGFGRVLQVCKIADVQTELKNSSKTEYQNEAKYQGVYSTMAVTLYRETSGKGVRLFVGTANNPDISDEPADLLKPAPHGYVLAFEDRNPTGTTCGSAVPLWIKQLGAGQLVWGGIALARDANGNELVNTSTAVGKAANACSLSGTESGMFYSINAAKPEPDKQATGTELGGHSLATPVMHDGHMIMLTADGKVLVRGDPKKWNNEPTGSGAGQVRVHMWDADPSGVVKP
- a CDS encoding c-type cytochrome, with translation MNRSFPLLVLLMALPAKAGDASHGKKVFTSACGHCHVAQPARNDAPGAKATDNLATWLASHKSSELRQWVKDPWAVNPKTLCDPRQLQPKDVDDLLSFLRGAQSPAPSAPAP
- a CDS encoding pilus assembly PilX family protein — protein: MKKVRAGRRSQRGMTLLIALAVISVVTAATLVSLRVVSQESELQGRERHSREAFFAAEAGLAEGREVLTLLMSKHSSSGDATSAYQDKASNFTDVMFKLGTLMASKPGFNTRGEVDEANFPGTGRSWYEVLPYTPYTLLPSTGGTIGAVDPTFSAAGKELRAVNNKPYLSFPEQRNVSFRVFVHDDEDEGAFVANDPRIDNNHAVWVVSVGEVRGTGEVVLARSVVRALVFADPVAPINGGCGGGAQKVCGPVSSASSIPTPKDNIDLSQGTKL
- a CDS encoding serine/threonine protein kinase, with product MSSAYRLTGRIEAGELAELYDAVQEPDGSGVVIKLFHPKTSDPRYATTLAATYSVLNPLRSEGIVHVLDMGFVKNRLVVVREAVDGSNLGVALQRLNTKEVLLPPAVALNLVIQLLESVERAHAEGIVHGALTPGNVLLSRSGVPHVCDFGALHALLAVPELKRAFVGRGRSAYRAPEVGRGGEPDVLSDVYSIGAIAYELLTLREAVVPEGGISTRRAGLPPPSRLDRRVHARLDPLILRALEPTPTRRFRSCAEFATALRGFLANQGGLPGVEEQRRFMTELLPNQVSFGASGPVPFTERFTLTPISGVTLAQVSADALDKSVVARPSFSPALSEADTMDAPPAFEEYSGSFEGAAPAPPEPVLHDPRVSGHPTLDRTGSADTHIRERALLHPSEAEPAEHEDDAPSSVGKSPLGVPGDEAPTWVAPPGAAPVRSRRAAVAQGASREGTRTGRNPRLRVVEDFSRPVARPDTDDLIDTAPLRSRPAPARVAPPPPEPEPEPVPPTATAPEMPSVIAERQRMLTEERNLLEDAWSRRRMLAVASAIALVGLACFALGVWKFSQPPPVDTDPKVDAVSGAVQQYLQEPPPAVEPVSPPSAVPPPEPAPEPPAAASLESAPAPSKANLAWITLEANRPARAYIDGVRVKRPLPLVHYPLKPGTREVTVETLRAPRQREVFKLRLERGEHKKVEQVFPAPRRR